AATCTCAGATACAAAGAACGAAATTATAATTGTACGACTCACGTCTCTTATCGCTATTACTCACTTTCATAGCAATCTAATATATTTACTAAACACAGCAATGTCACATTAATTCGAGGAGAATATTTtcatgattattttttttttataatcttaACATTCCTTATAATCTTCTATCAATACTCAGAATCAAAAGAGTACACGGCCTAATTTCTATTGAGATAATTCCATTAATTTATTAGAATTGGAAATGGGACGCAAGCATgtactaattttttaatggcGGCGGCAATTTGACTAGAACCACACGTTTTGAGTACTTCACAATTTGGAATGTGTACTAATGGCAATGAGGCAGTTTACATTAGTAAGCTAGTTGATAGGGAACTCATATGCGAATTGACTTGGGCTAGAAAGGTATCTATCAAAACCCGGTGTGCGGCGCATATAGTCCCCTATTTTTATATGACAGAATTTGATTCACCGTACCCAACTCCTATATTTGCTTACTTTGGTTTCCCAGACTATATCAATGTGGGCCTCTTACCGAAAGAAAAACAGTTGAGGTAGCACGCAATTGACATGATCGAGTCGAGAGCTACTCGAGATCAACTGAAATGAATGCGGTCTAGTCGGAACAGCGCTCTATCCTCGAGTTCAcaggaaaggaaaaagaaaatacctTAATTATGGAATTGATCATCCGTCCTTTTAACTTGGTCTTGGCAGAGGGTCCTAAACCAAAATGTGTAATTCTGTCTTTTGGGCCTCTAATCAACATAATGACTTTGGGCCAGTCACCCTTTCttgttttttggttttttagaTTTGAGAGGGTAGTTGTATAATTCTATCATCACCTTATTAATGTCCAAGTGCTTGCATTGCATCCCCgaaaataacaattttttaaatctgAAAATCTAATTATTTCTTCGACATTTCATATAACTTTTAGCAGACCCATAATTAAATGAATGCGATTCCATTCTATTAGCAGAAAGACGTGAAATTCGACTACTTcctaaattatatgaattaacCCGTATAATGTGGAAAATCGCTCTTGTTATTAAAAAGCATGATCTATTTCCTCAGCTCATTTTTGACACGAAGGAGAAATTCATTAAAACCTCACCATTCTCGAATTTCGAATTTTCATCAATACCTCCACGTGATATTTATAGAAGTTGTATGTAAATACGAGTAGAAAATTTACTCCATAGATTATCGGAATTCTGATGGAAATTTTTAGATTTAAATGACGTAATATTATTCTATCCATACCGTTCAAGAAACGTTAAtacatatctatctatatttttTCTATCTATATGTAAAAATGACTcgttattttgcatattttatgaACATTCCTATATACTGCATTCATAAGTTTGGAAAGGAAATAtgattatgattttatttgatttcacggtataaagataaaagtaattaggaaaatttattattaaattgaagaacaataataaaaaataatgattgtgttattgaattgagagaatgtaatgaatagttaaaagaatttaatatttaaaaaataaattgtaataattgacaagaaaaaatattgtgggagaatttattattaaattgaagaaaaaagataagaaaagtaataatcgTGTTATTAAATTAGAGGAAAAAACTAAAGTTAAGTAAACTTAACTCCGTTTCCAAACGAAGAaggttttttctttcctcttaTGTGTTATGTATGGCTGTTTACAACTCACAATTACGCAGTAATGCAGCCAGAAGGAATCATTCTAATTAATCGCATTGATGATAATTATTCGTGTATTAAATTCTATTCACCGTTCATTATGATATAATTGGTGTTAAGCAAGATTATTCAATTGAACATGGATAAAAATGCATGAAGATTCCAAGACACGATCGCGACGAGATTCTACGGCGTGTAGGTTTCTAGCTAAGTGATCTGCTTGGATTTATTTAAGTTATTATCTGGATATTAGCTTGCTTTTGATTTTCGAGTTGGATAAGTGATCCAACTCAAATTGATTTTATGCAATGATTACAAGTGTTGACGAATATATTAATGTGCgagagtatatatatgtatatatatatatatgtagatgtaaaagtatattaaaaatttattattaaaaaattgattataaaaaaatattatgaaaaaatatgaatgagaaattattattaaatgattaaaaagataaaataataataattatattattgaatttaagGAAGAATAGAATTTGGTAAAATTATTAgttgaaaaataagtaaagCCAATATTGGATACGCAAATCGTAAGTAATttgattaatataaattaaaaatatttattatgaaattatatatattttttaattattaatgcGCGCGGCAGCTCCAGGCCCGTTCTCATTcactcccctcccctccccgtTTGCTCAGAGCTCAGCTCTCCTCTCCCCCGTCGCCTTTCCGTCTCGCAGAAGGAGACGAAGCTTTCCGTCAAGAAGTATCGATCATGGCAGTCGCCGTGCCGAGACGCATGCTCTTCATCGACGGCGAGTGGAGGGAACCGGTCCTCAAGAAGCGGATTCCCGTCGTCAATCCCTCCACCGAGGAACTAATAggtctctctttctctctctctctctctctatatatatatatatatatatttatattttttttcaggttCCGTACATTTTCTCATGCTTGAGCGGTCCTGCTTTTCTAGCTGGTGTTCTGTTCATCTTTTCCCGCGCGATGCATGAGAAGTCGTTTAATAAGCATTTCTCAGTGGAATTCATGCGGattgggattttttttatttgattggcATTTGATCAGGTGAGGGGTTTCATCTTAGTCTGTGATCGTGATAGTTGATTTCTGTAACCTCAATATACGCCGTGAGTTCTGTTGATATGGAAGTTGTTGCTCACCAACGACATGAAAAACGATGCACTGTTCTATGGCTCTATAATGGGAGATATTGCTGAATTTGTGGGTATCAGGGGATATTCCAGCTGCTACTGCGGAGGATGTGGAACTTGCCGTGGATGCTGCTCGGAGAGCCCTCTCTAGGAACAAGGGAAAAGACTGGGCAAGAGCCTCCGGTTCCGTGCGAGCAGGGTATATGCGAGCTATTGCTGCTAGGGTACTAATCATGGATCACTAGACcctttttcaattatttggtTCATAGTTCTGTAATTGGTGTCTTGTGAGCAACTCCCTAATGGTGTTGGATGTGTAGATTTGCGTTTAATCATCTGTGCTCAGCTCAAGATATTGTTTGTGGcgatttttactttttgtcTGATTCATTCAAGTTATTTGTTAAATTTTTGCTCTAAATTGGATGTTGCATCAATAGGTGACTGAAGATTCTTTCATCAGGAGTGTTTACTAATCTTTTCTGGTCATTCAGCAATTCTGAACCACCTTCATGCAATTTATCTCATTTCAAATTTGCAGTATATCTTGATCTTCTGAAATGTCCTAGTTTGATTATCACACAGTTAGTTCTTGGCTCGTTTACTTTCATGTAGATAAGGGAGAGGAAGTCTCAATTCGCTAAACTTGAGGTAATGGATTGTGGGAAGCCTTACGATGAAGCGACATGGGATATGGTAGGCCCACTAGAATTATTTGATTACATTATTAGcctaattttatttgtatctTCAGTTTAAGTGACAACACTTATGTTCTTGTTGATGTCTCCAGGATGATGTGGCTGGCTGTTTTGAGTATTATGCTGACCTTGCTGAGGGTTTGGATGCAAAACAGAAGGCTCCTATCTCTCTTCCGATGGAGTCATTTAAAAGCTACGTTCTCAAGGAACCTATTGGAGTGGTTGGGTTAATCTCACCATGGTAATGCTGCTTTTTCTCCTTGGATGAACTAGGTCTAGACTAGATATTTCTTTGTTGGTGGATTGCATAGACCTTTTGGTTGTTTGGTTATGGTCTTGTTTGtttctcatcttcttcctcgtcCTTATCATCTCCTCTCTTAGCTTAGCATGGATATCGTCATAGTTAGTTCACCTCAAAATCAAGTATCATCGCTTTCTTTGAGTAATCTTTCTGCTAGCAATGCCTGTTTCAATTTCTATGTTGATGCCTCAGTAACCTGAATGAGGGTTCGTTGGGTTcatctttctctcttcttgagAATATACTTttgaatatttgaaaattactCTTCTGGTGTTGCCTTTCTCGGCTATGGTGAAAGTTGACCTCCTTGGTTTcctgttcttttttttctttttcccatcTTCTCTAATTCATCGGATCTTTAACTTAGTGAACTTTTATACCATGATGTAGGAACTATCCTCTCTTGATGGCTACCTGGAAAGTTGCTCCTGCATTGGCTGCTGGATGTGCTGCAATTCTGAAGCCATCTGAGTTGGCATCCTTGTATGTTTAAAGTCATGTTCTGATCCATTTAATGGCAATATTCCTTTGGTGTTTGCgtaattatgttattgaacATCAGAACATGCTTGGAGCTTGCTGATGTTTGTCGGGAGGTGGGTCTTCCTGCTGGTGTTCTCAATATTCTGACCGGGCTAGGTCCTGAAGCTGGAGCTCCTCTGGCATCTCATCCTCATGTAGACAAGgtcattatttcttttttttcttttttcttttttatcatttctCGATCATAAGACCCCTCAAATATGCTTTCTATATCCAGCAAGTGTTGCTAATTTGCAAATTATACTGTTGCTATATCTACAAACAGATTGCATTTACAGGAAGTAATGCTACAGGACAGAAGATAATGGCATCTGCAGCTCCACTCGTTAAGGTGAGGGTTGTTTTGATATATGGTTGCTCTATTTGTATTAATGGTAACCATTTGCGTGACTTTAAGTCACATGTATATGTACTCGCAGCCAGTGTCTTTGGAGCTCGGTGGAAAAAGCCCAATTGTTGTGTTTCAGGACGTCGACCTTGATAAAGGTTAGAGCCTGGAGGATTTCTTGTTTCCATTGGGGATGCCTTGATTGTGAATAATGTGCTAAAAGAGCACATCAGCAGAGCTATTACACGTTCACAACTCtataattcatttttattgTTCCAACAGCTGTTGAATGGACCATGTTCGGTTGCTTTTGGACGAATGGTCAAATTTGTAGCGCAACGTCTCGTCTTCTCGTACAGGTACATATATCTCCCTATATTGAATGCCTATTATGATCTCTCCATCTTTCCTGTGGCTTTTCTTTTGGTTAGATAGTGAATAGACGGGTCTCTGTCTTGTGGATTTCATGAATGTGCtgcatatattaaattaataatcattTAATAGGaggaaaaaatttcttgatctagataagTTGTCCTCATTTACATGTGTTTTTTAGGTGACAGTACAAGTTTGCACGTAATACACAATTACGCATATGTCTTTGGTAGATTAGTCTATGTGGCGTCCTGTACAAAAGACAAAGCAACAGAAACGGTCTTTCTTGGATGATTTCGAGCAGTATGTAGATTACTATCTTTGGATGAGTTTGCCCTTCACAACCATGGTCCATGAAGAAAGAGGCATAGCTAATTGATTATTCTACAACGAATATGTGAGGTCTGCAGATTTGACCATAAAATAGTATCAATTTGTTTACCAGCAAAGTAGTGTGTATTTGGTATTATATATTTGGGTGCATATTGTGAAGTATGGTAAATGATGGATTGAGCTGGCACTAGATAATGAATGATTGCTCATCATTCTCTATGACACGGAGAAAACTAATATTGGATTCTTTCGCATCTCAGGAAAGCATAGCAACTGAGTTTCTTGACAGGCTCGTTAAATGGACCAAAAACATCAAAACATCTGATCCTTTTGAAGAAGGTTGCAGACTTGGTCCAGTCATCAGTCGGGGGCAGGTAGCATCTACGATACTAAGTTCGGCACATGATTGCAAACATTATTTCGATCTTATTCTTCACTTGTAAGGTTGTCGTGTGAGAGTTTGTTTTTCCTCTTGAATAAAACTGAGagttctttaatttttgctcagtatgagaaaatattgaaGTTTATATCTACAGCCAAGAGTGAAGGAGCGACCATTTTATGCGGTGGAGATCGTCCCAAGGTCTATATTTTTAGTCTTTTCTGGTTTTATCTATACTTAGTTTTCTTTCCCTTCAAATCTCTCGACCTTTCTGTTTGACATGCGCAATTTCGGCAAATAATCTGCAGCACTTAAATAAGGGGTACTTTATCGAACCAACCATCATAGCTGATATAGATAGAACCATGGAGATATGGAGAGAGGAAGTCTTTGGACCTGTTCTCTGCATTAAAACGTTTAGTACGGAAGAGGAAGCCCTCGAGATGGCAAATGATTCCCAGTgagttgatttcttcttcaattaaaataaataacatcCATTCTCACCATTCTCTTATCAAATGGAATTTGTCTTTTtgccttttaaatttttatctgGCGCTTTCGTTCTCATTCTGAATTTGAACTTTCTACAGGTATGCCTTAGCTGCGGCCGTGATATCAAATGATTTGGAAAGATGTGAGCGGATGACTCAGGTGAGTGACATTTTTTACTGTGCTAATGCAAGGTGTTGCCCTGACTACATCAAAACAAGAAGCATCCCCCGATAAATTTGTATggaaatttattttccttttcgcTGCATTATATTGCAGGCCTTTCAGGCAGGCATTGTGTGGGTCAACTGCTCACAGCCGTGCTTCACTCAAAATCCATGGGGAGGCAACAAGCACAGTGGTTTTGGTCGGGAACTTGGGGAATGGTACCTGAACTGATACTTCTGGAGCCAAACTTGAGCTTTAATCCGCATTTCTCTTCAAATGGTTTCTGCAGTTACAGTTCGAGCTGAAAGATATGTTCTAGTTACTGAGAGGATCTTGTTTTTATTGCAGGGGGCTCGAGAACTACTTGTCTGTGAAGCAGGTGACACAGTATATCTCGAATGACCCATGGGGATGGTATCAACCACCTTCAAAGCTGTGAAATGGTTTCTAAGGTCAGGTTCAATAACAAACTCACAGTTGTATCGAACTCTCGGAAATAAATTAGACCTGCTACCCTTTTTTCTCGAACTTTATAGATATCTCGTTCCTCAATTCTCTGGTGTGTTTCAGATTTCAGTTCTCCTTCACAGCTTCGTGTTTATCTTTCCGGCAACATGACTACAATGATTTTGTTGGACCGTATCGAGGGTGTATGAATCAATGGGGCTCGGATTAGGTGTTGCATGGACTCATTTAACGTGATCCCACTTAGTTCCAACTTTTTAGGTTACATCACTTAGTTCCACCTTTGATGGTCGTAGTTTGAGATGCACTATCTGCTAAATATTACTGAATCGAGGTCCCAGGGATCAAAAATCTGACAGGGTGAAAGCAGGGCTCACTTTTCCTCCGTCCGGAAAAAATCACTTCGTTTTGAAGAGCACGATTAATTGGTTTAAGTGCATTGCTCGCGGATCTGTGATTAACTGAAGCCTAACATGGCATCAATGAATGGATTTCATAAAATCTTACATAAGAAG
Above is a window of Punica granatum isolate Tunisia-2019 chromosome 7, ASM765513v2, whole genome shotgun sequence DNA encoding:
- the LOC116213663 gene encoding betaine aldehyde dehydrogenase 2, mitochondrial-like isoform X2, coding for MAVAVPRRMLFIDGEWREPVLKKRIPVVNPSTEELIGDIPAATAEDVELAVDAARRALSRNKGKDWARASGSVRAGYMRAIAARIRERKSQFAKLEVMDCGKPYDEATWDMDDVAGCFEYYADLAEGLDAKQKAPISLPMESFKSYVLKEPIGVVGLISPWNYPLLMATWKVAPALAAGCAAILKPSELASLTCLELADVCREVGLPAGVLNILTGLGPEAGAPLASHPHVDKIAFTGSNATGQKIMASAAPLVKPVSLELGGKSPIVVFQDVDLDKAVEWTMFGCFWTNGQICSATSRLLVQESIATEFLDRLVKWTKNIKTSDPFEEGCRLGPVISRGQYEKILKFISTAKSEGATILCGGDRPKHLNKGYFIEPTIIADIDRTMEIWREEVFGPVLCIKTFSTEEEALEMANDSQYALAAAVISNDLERCERMTQAFQAGIVWVNCSQPCFTQNPWGGNKHSGFGRELGEWGLENYLSVKQVTQYISNDPWGWYQPPSKL
- the LOC116213663 gene encoding betaine aldehyde dehydrogenase 2, mitochondrial-like isoform X1 → MRAIAARIRERKSQFAKLEVMDCGKPYDEATWDMDDVAGCFEYYADLAEGLDAKQKAPISLPMESFKSYVLKEPIGVVGLISPWNYPLLMATWKVAPALAAGCAAILKPSELASLTCLELADVCREVGLPAGVLNILTGLGPEAGAPLASHPHVDKIAFTGSNATGQKIMASAAPLVKPVSLELGGKSPIVVFQDVDLDKAVEWTMFGCFWTNGQICSATSRLLVQESIATEFLDRLVKWTKNIKTSDPFEEGCRLGPVISRGQYEKILKFISTAKSEGATILCGGDRPKHLNKGYFIEPTIIADIDRTMEIWREEVFGPVLCIKTFSTEEEALEMANDSQYALAAAVISNDLERCERMTQAFQAGIVWVNCSQPCFTQNPWGGNKHSGFGRELGEWGLENYLSVKQVTQYISNDPWGWYQPPSKL